From the Psilocybe cubensis strain MGC-MH-2018 chromosome 6, whole genome shotgun sequence genome, the window TGAACGCGTTTGTTGATATATTTGGGTTTGTGTGGCTCCAGTCAGTGATGCTAATTCCTTTTGGGTCCAAACTTTGCATCTTTGGCATCTACCCCTTTGGCAAACTCTGATTCAACTGCGCTGTGGTATGTAAATTGTGCCAGTCGCATGAGTTCCGTTTAAACAATGCCTCCATCACACTGACGAAGCAACCCAAAGTCTACACACCGCGCATCAAAGCGCGCAGCACCCCAAGAATGCTGGATGCACCTATGAGTCCATGCACGTTCGTGTGCTACGAGGTTACAGAATTCTTTCCCACTTGGACCCTTCCTAACCCTTCCTAGTACATACCCAAGTATATTCAAAGACGTTCTCATGTCATGTTAGACAAGAATGTCCAACGCAATGCAGATTTCTGATGTTGAGCCTTCCATTCATTTTCAACCATATGATTCTAACATTTAGGCTCACCGTATAATGACTCAATATCGTCTTTCTAGAGTCTTTTGTGCCTTAAACTCCGGCGTTCATTTGCAGCCGACCTCTACGCTCGCTACTATCTTTACCATGGTCCGAATTTTTTTCACTTGGATGTCCTTCACATTGTTATGGTTTTGTGATACCATGTGAGGGTGCTTTGAAGGTCTCCTAACTACGTAAGTGGCGATATACGGAGTCCTTCTTATTCCGATGACGTACGATTCTACTTTTGTTATCTTCAGCTGTGCTCGTCGACTACAAGCACATTTGAGTTGGCCAAATGTGTCCCCCAGTCTCGGGCTCACTGATGGCATAATCTCACAGCGTCTGAAATGGAAGCCTTATCGCGCAGTATCAAATTCTTTTTTGTCAGAGCAACGCCCGACCTGTGTTTGTACGCATGCTTGTGTTCTACTGACATTCATTCCTTTCTTATCTTCCTATTTTTTCATCTAGCGCAAGCACTTAGTGCGACTGAAAATAACCCACCTAATTTTAGCAACGCTGTGCAAGCTATCTATCACTCGCACAATAATAGCATCCTTCTTCGGTGCCATGACGCTCGATATATCCACTTGTCGGTTTTCTACTTTGGCAGCAGATAAGTATCCTATAAAATGGGGCCAAAAATCATACATTGCTCTACCACAATTCTATAGTTCCAAACCTTCCAGTAGCTGCAACAAATCATGTCCCACGTCATCATCAAATCTATTCCCTTCACCACCCAGATCAAGCAGGGTGCAAGGCATATCCTCGCTCACGACAAGGCTCGAGCACAGAAGCTTGTACAAGGCTTGCACCCACACGGCCCTCTAGGACACAAGGCAACAGCCGCAGGGCGtcaccgccaccaccaccatcacaaGCATCATCCTGTTCCTGAACCAACTCCTAACGATCCTCCTGagcccgcccccgcccctcCATCAGGGGACCCAGACGCCGCTAAGGATTCTATTGACGTTACTGATGCTGGTATACATTACCGCCTTCTGTTTCTGTTACCCGCATGTAAGCTCACTATCGTTGATAGGTGTTACCTACACCATGTCAGTTGGAGTCGGAAGCCCGGCTACCCAATATACTCTACTGATCGATACAGGTAAGAAACAATTGTTATTGTGTTACAACATGGTTAAATTTCTCACTTGTGCAGGAAGCTCCAACACGTACGTATTGTTTACATATATGCCTCGATGACACCCAAGTCTATGTTTTGATTATTGGATTAGGTGGGTTGGAGCCGGTAAAGCATACAAACAGACCTCCACAAGTAAGAGTACCCGTAACAGTGTGGTGAGTTGGATTTGACTAGTCAAACAATCAGGATTTCAAACTAACCACCGACTTAGAATGTAACCTACGGCTCGGGTTCCTTCTCCGGCACCGAATGTATGTAATGCGCCACAGTTGCCTTTCGTGATAATGGCCAAGACAATTTTTGACAATTTTGGCAGTCACCGATGAAGTAACTCTTGGTTCACTCGTGATAAAGAATCAGTCCATTGGCGTGGCATCGAAAGCTAATGGTTTCCAAGATGTAGACGGCATTTTGGGGTAAGGAAGTTACTTGATTTGAATTTAAACCATCATAAACTAATTTTCGTTGCAGTATCGGCCCCGTTGATTTGACCGAAGGTAACACATACACAGCTCAAGCATCGAATGACCTTAACAACGAAAATATGACACTTTTTAGGGACCGTTTCTAATACCCCCAATGTCCCTACGGTAACCCAGAATATGTTTACACAGAAACTCATTCCTACTGAATCCATCGGAATCTCTTACGAACCCACAACATCTGATGGCGCTTTGAACGGCGAACTTACGTTCGGCTCCGTAGACACTTCCAAGACTACCAGTGATGTTACTTTCGTGCCTATTACTAGCACATCTCCAGCAAGCAACTATTGGGGAATCGACCAGACAATCTCCTATGGACAAGATTCTTCGCCACTTTTGACTTCGTCGGGTATTGTCGACACTGGGACCACTTTGCTCCTCATTGCTACAGATGCTTTCAACGCATATCAGAAGGCCACTGGGGCTACTCTTGACCAGTAAGTAAAACGATATTCTGTTTAATGTGACACTCAATAATCTCATAACAACTACAGGACGACGGGTCTCTTGACAGTCACCGAGGAACAATTTTCGAACATGCAGAGCTTGTTTTTCAATATTGGAGGAGTATGTCCCTTGAATGATTTCGAATGCGCTCTGATATCTGATTATTCTTAGACAACCTTCGAGTTCACGCCCAATGCCCAAATCTGGCCTCGTTCCCAGAACAGCCAacttggaggagaagaaggaaaaataTACCTCATCACATCCGACCTCGGCAACAACAGCGGCACTGGACTAGATTTTATCAGTACGTCTTAAAGATACTTCGGGCACATGAATTTATTCCAATCCTGTTGTACTAGATGGATTTGCTTTCTTGCAGAGATTCTACAGTGTCTACGATACTACCAACGCCCAAGTTGGACTTGCTACTACTCCGTTTACTAATGCCGAAACTAATTAGATAAATGTAAGATATTGTATTCGAAATGCAGTT encodes:
- a CDS encoding Polyporopepsin produces the protein MSHVIIKSIPFTTQIKQGARHILAHDKARAQKLVQGLHPHGPLGHKATAAGRHRHHHHHKHHPVPEPTPNDPPEPAPAPPSGDPDAAKDSIDVTDAGVTYTMSVGVGSPATQYTLLIDTGSSNTWVGAGKAYKQTSTSKSTRNSVNVTYGSGSFSGTEFTDEVTLGSLVIKNQSIGVASKANGFQDVDGILGIGPVDLTEGTVSNTPNVPTVTQNMFTQKLIPTESIGISYEPTTSDGALNGELTFGSVDTSKTTSDVTFVPITSTSPASNYWGIDQTISYGQDSSPLLTSSGIVDTGTTLLLIATDAFNAYQKATGATLDQTTGLLTVTEEQFSNMQSLFFNIGGTTFEFTPNAQIWPRSQNSQLGGEEGKIYLITSDLGNNSGTGLDFINGFAFLQRFYSVYDTTNAQVGLATTPFTNAETN